The Halobellus sp. MBLA0158 genome has a window encoding:
- a CDS encoding long-chain fatty acid--CoA ligase, which produces MKDYELTITKFLQRAVDLFDHKEIVSKLPDGSLHHYTYGDAYERICQLAHALDDYGLEMGDRVSVMAVNHYRHYELYFGPSCSGRSIHTTNHRLPEHHLTEIINEAEDRLLFVDPAFVETVEAVADDLETVEQYVVLDDEVPETSLESVVDYESFIAGYDTEYDWPELDEDREFALCYTSGTTGLPKGVQYRHRRMFLHTLVHGHVDVFGVSENDTVMPVVPMFHVNGWGFPYSGTFYGSKLVLPGQHTSPEAVADLIDAEDVTVAAAVPTVWIDMDGYLESSEGEPLASLDRVLTGGSAPPASLMQKFEEVYEAPIYQGYGMTEASPHLANTFETTEMQDLPEDERYELKRKAGIPAPGARIRLRTQDGEPVPHDGETPGEIHARSPWLTDGYFERPEANERSFEDGWFKTGDIGTIDEYGYLDIVDRIDDAIKSGGEWISSVELENSLIDAEGVAEAAVISVPHEKWQERPVAYVVAEDPSIDEAYLREHLLETFPKWWLPDEFRFIDEIPKTTTQKFNKKDLREQFLDEEGELPLDE; this is translated from the coding sequence ATGAAGGACTACGAACTCACCATCACGAAGTTCCTCCAGCGGGCGGTCGACCTCTTCGACCACAAGGAGATCGTCTCCAAGCTCCCGGACGGCTCGCTCCACCACTACACCTACGGCGACGCCTACGAGCGGATCTGCCAGCTCGCGCACGCGCTCGACGACTACGGCCTGGAGATGGGCGATCGGGTGTCGGTGATGGCGGTGAACCACTACCGCCACTACGAGCTGTACTTCGGCCCCTCCTGCAGCGGCCGGAGCATCCACACGACGAACCACCGGCTGCCGGAACACCACCTCACGGAGATCATCAACGAGGCCGAAGACCGCCTGCTGTTCGTCGATCCCGCGTTCGTCGAGACCGTCGAGGCCGTCGCCGACGACCTCGAAACGGTCGAGCAGTACGTCGTCCTCGACGACGAGGTGCCCGAGACGTCCCTGGAGTCAGTGGTCGACTACGAGTCGTTCATCGCGGGCTACGACACCGAGTACGACTGGCCCGAACTCGACGAGGACCGCGAGTTCGCGCTGTGTTACACCTCCGGGACCACGGGACTGCCGAAGGGCGTCCAGTACCGCCACCGGCGGATGTTCCTCCATACCCTCGTCCACGGCCACGTCGACGTGTTCGGCGTGAGCGAAAACGACACCGTGATGCCGGTCGTCCCGATGTTCCACGTCAACGGCTGGGGCTTTCCCTACTCGGGCACGTTCTACGGCTCGAAGCTCGTCCTCCCGGGCCAGCACACGAGCCCCGAGGCCGTCGCCGACCTGATCGACGCCGAGGACGTGACCGTCGCGGCCGCGGTCCCGACCGTCTGGATCGATATGGACGGCTACCTCGAATCCAGCGAGGGCGAGCCGCTCGCCTCGCTCGACCGCGTCCTGACGGGCGGGAGCGCGCCGCCGGCCTCGCTGATGCAGAAGTTCGAGGAGGTCTACGAGGCGCCGATCTACCAGGGCTACGGGATGACGGAGGCGTCGCCCCACCTGGCGAACACCTTCGAGACGACCGAGATGCAGGACCTCCCCGAAGACGAGCGCTACGAACTCAAGCGGAAGGCCGGGATCCCCGCGCCGGGCGCGCGCATCCGCCTGCGGACGCAGGACGGCGAGCCGGTGCCCCACGACGGCGAGACGCCGGGCGAGATCCACGCCCGCTCGCCGTGGCTCACCGACGGCTACTTCGAGCGGCCGGAGGCCAACGAGCGGTCCTTCGAGGACGGGTGGTTCAAGACGGGCGACATCGGCACCATCGACGAGTACGGCTACCTCGACATCGTCGACCGCATCGACGACGCGATCAAGAGCGGCGGCGAGTGGATCTCCTCCGTCGAGTTGGAGAATTCGCTGATCGACGCCGAGGGCGTCGCCGAGGCGGCCGTGATCAGCGTCCCCCACGAGAAGTGGCAGGAGCGGCCGGTCGCGTACGTCGTCGCGGAGGACCCCTCGATCGACGAGGCGTACCTGCGCGAGCACCTCCTGGAGACGTTCCCCAAGTGGTGGCTGCCCGACGAGTTCCGGTTCATCGACGAGATCCCCAAGACGACGACACAGAAGTTCAACAAGAAGGACCTCCGCGAGCAGTTCCTCGACGAGGAGGGCGAGCTCCCGCTGGACGAGTAA
- a CDS encoding acyl-CoA dehydrogenase family protein, whose product MESDILTDTVIPDEAAELKAHARSFAQEEMAPVAGDYFDSAEYPVDVVEAAHDADLVAQEIDAEYGGPGRSLAEIVATVEEFFRADAGLGLGIVSQSFGTEILQEFGSERQKEEYLRAVAEGEKRTGMAITEPDTGSDLAGMETSARLDGDEWVLNGEKYWIGNGVSGDYITVYARTEDTDDRHANHSLILVPTDAPGYEAEPIPEKMAYRASEQAHIVLDDCRVPRENLVGERGEGFRMVAEFFNSGRVRVAAHGIGLAAAAIEEAWEFVHEREEFGRHVSDFQSVQHDLAEMRMEFESARALLWQAVDHVTAGEDAERWAAMAKANATEVAAECAETAMKLHGGRALLHDERITRVYRDVRMPMTYEGVGAVQRDLIYRNF is encoded by the coding sequence ATGGAATCAGACATACTCACCGACACGGTGATCCCCGACGAGGCAGCGGAACTGAAAGCGCACGCGCGGTCGTTCGCCCAGGAGGAGATGGCGCCGGTCGCCGGCGACTACTTCGACTCGGCCGAGTACCCGGTCGACGTCGTCGAGGCGGCCCACGACGCCGACCTCGTCGCCCAGGAGATCGACGCCGAGTACGGCGGCCCCGGCCGGTCGCTCGCCGAGATCGTCGCGACCGTCGAGGAGTTCTTCCGCGCGGACGCGGGCCTCGGCCTCGGCATCGTCAGCCAGAGCTTCGGGACCGAGATCCTCCAGGAGTTCGGCAGCGAGAGACAGAAGGAGGAGTACCTCCGCGCGGTCGCCGAGGGCGAAAAGCGGACGGGGATGGCGATCACCGAACCCGACACCGGAAGCGACCTCGCGGGGATGGAGACGAGCGCCCGCCTCGACGGCGACGAGTGGGTCCTCAACGGCGAGAAGTACTGGATCGGCAACGGCGTCTCGGGCGACTACATCACCGTCTACGCCAGGACCGAAGACACCGACGACCGCCACGCCAACCACTCGCTCATCCTCGTCCCGACCGACGCGCCCGGCTACGAGGCCGAGCCCATCCCGGAGAAGATGGCCTACCGGGCCTCCGAGCAGGCGCACATCGTCCTCGACGACTGCCGCGTGCCGAGGGAGAACCTCGTGGGCGAGCGCGGCGAGGGCTTCCGGATGGTCGCAGAGTTCTTCAATTCCGGGCGGGTCCGCGTCGCCGCCCACGGCATCGGCCTCGCGGCGGCCGCCATCGAGGAGGCCTGGGAGTTCGTCCACGAGCGCGAGGAGTTCGGCCGGCACGTCTCGGACTTCCAGTCCGTCCAGCACGACCTCGCGGAGATGCGGATGGAGTTCGAGAGCGCTCGCGCCCTGCTGTGGCAGGCCGTCGACCACGTGACGGCCGGCGAGGACGCCGAGCGCTGGGCCGCGATGGCGAAGGCGAACGCGACCGAAGTCGCCGCCGAGTGCGCCGAGACGGCGATGAAACTCCACGGCGGCCGCGCGCTCCTGCACGACGAGCGGATCACCCGGGTCTACCGCGACGTTCGGATGCCGATGACCTACGAGGGGGTCGGCGCGGTCCAGCGGGACCTCATCTACCGGAACTTCTGA